One part of the Bacillus rossius redtenbacheri isolate Brsri chromosome 18, Brsri_v3, whole genome shotgun sequence genome encodes these proteins:
- the LOC134541382 gene encoding uncharacterized protein LOC134541382 encodes MSDYGRSGYSDPYWGEQPPQDPNYGFDMSGSNFGQELNFQSFDGQQPSEGSQYSGAPLYDSNPYLDPAGGSGGYRGAIFTPQAGPGLHQGTGGWRRGLRRRATPPGRTWHQSRPHHTKDAVLLFLQKLLL; translated from the exons ATGTCCGACTACGGCAGGAGTGGTTACTCCGACCCTTACTGGGGTGAACAACCCCCTCAAGACCCGAACTACGGTTTCGACATGTCGGGCAGCAATTTCGGCCAAGAACT GAACTTCCAGTCGTTCGACGGCCAGCAGCCCTCAGAAGGGAGTCAGTACTCGGGCGCGCCTTTGTACGATTCCAACCCGTACCTGGACCCCGCCGGGGGCTCGGGAGGCTACCGCGGGGCCATCTTCACCCCGCAGGCCGGCCCGGGACTCCACCAGGGGACGGGCGGGTGGCGGCGGGGACTACGACGACGAGCCACCCCTCCTGGAAG aaCTTGGCATCAATCCAGACCACATCATACAAAAG